The DNA window TAAGAACCTCTGGATGCTCTAAAGCGAAGTCTATCTCTCTCAAAAGCTTTTCCTTCTCCTCGGGCAAATTTGCTTTCAGAGGGAGGTAGTTGGAGGCGTGGTTTGCTCTGAAGACTGTTTTATACTCAAGCAGTTCGACGATTCTTCTAAGCTCGAGCAGCAGCTCTTTCTTGTTAAGCAGCTCAAACTCTCCCCTCAAAACTTTCCTGTGGAGAGGAGTCCCCTCTACGACCATGAGAGTTAGAAAAGCTGTGTAATGCGGCTTCATCTCGTTGAGGAGCTTTGCAGTGTTTTCCGCGTGCTCTTCGCTCCTTTTTCTCCCACCGAGTCCGAGTATAGCTGTGACCGAAAGCGTCACTCCGTTTTCTATCGCTTTTCTTCCAGCTTTAAGTATTTCTTTGCTCGTCGCACCTTTCTTAACTTCTTTCAAAACAACGTCATCTCCAGACTCTATTCCAAGGTAAATTAGCCTTAAACCACTCTCAGCCAGCAACGAAATTTCTTCATCGCTTTTCGCGAGAATGTCCATCGGAGTTGCGTATATCGAGATTCTTTCGAGGTTGGGGAAAACCTTTTTTGCCATCGAAATTATCTTAAGGAGCTTCTCCGTGGACATGCAAAAAGCGTTTCCGTCTGCGATAAACATTCTTTTTGCATCAGGATAAAACTCCTTTAAAATTAGCAAATCTCTCCAAATCTCCTCCAAACTTTTCTCCCTGAACTTTTTCATTTTGTAAGAGCCGCAGAACGTGCATTTGTTGTGAGAGCAGCCTATTGTAGCCTGAAGAATAACGCTTTTTGCTTCACTCGGCGGTCTGAAAAGTGGCAGATCGTAGATCACGAAAAACGATCTTGCTAATTGCTAAAAAGGGTATCGTTTGACCATGGTCGAAACATGTTTTTATTTTATTGAAGCTGAGGATTTTTCGTGAAGCTCTTCGAAATTTCTGGGTTGAAGGAAGGAAGATTGCTCAGGAGGCTGAACAGGTTCACTCTGGAGGTTGAAGTTGATGGGAAAGTGAAGTTGGCGAACCTTCGAGATTCTGGAAGGTTGCCCGAATTAATGAAGGAAGGAAATAGAGTTTTGCTTAAGGAGAAGAAGGGAGGAAAGACCTCCTATGTTGTCTTTACGATATTTGACGAAGAAGTGCCGGTAATTGTAAACTCTTCCCTCCACGGCAAGTTAGCTGAGAAAATTCTCCTCAGCGAAGGTTACGAGATTTTGAAAAGGGAAGTGAAAGTCGAAAACAGCAGAATCGATTTCCTCGTTAAGAAAGGAGATGTCAGACTGCTCGAGGTTAAAGGGTGTACCCTCGTGAAGAACGGAATCGCTCTTTTTCCGGACTCTCCAACCGAAAGAGGCT is part of the Ferroglobus placidus DSM 10642 genome and encodes:
- a CDS encoding radical SAM protein; amino-acid sequence: MIYDLPLFRPPSEAKSVILQATIGCSHNKCTFCGSYKMKKFREKSLEEIWRDLLILKEFYPDAKRMFIADGNAFCMSTEKLLKIISMAKKVFPNLERISIYATPMDILAKSDEEISLLAESGLRLIYLGIESGDDVVLKEVKKGATSKEILKAGRKAIENGVTLSVTAILGLGGRKRSEEHAENTAKLLNEMKPHYTAFLTLMVVEGTPLHRKVLRGEFELLNKKELLLELRRIVELLEYKTVFRANHASNYLPLKANLPEEKEKLLREIDFALEHPEVLKPDYLRAL
- the sfsA gene encoding DNA/RNA nuclease SfsA; amino-acid sequence: MKLFEISGLKEGRLLRRLNRFTLEVEVDGKVKLANLRDSGRLPELMKEGNRVLLKEKKGGKTSYVVFTIFDEEVPVIVNSSLHGKLAEKILLSEGYEILKREVKVENSRIDFLVKKGDVRLLEVKGCTLVKNGIALFPDSPTERGLKHLTILEKFGGEVLFLVMRNDAEVLSPNFATHKKFAEKLESLSKKIEIKAAKLNPVVENGTLKIYHSGYIPVVFKKVI